Proteins encoded together in one Vigna angularis cultivar LongXiaoDou No.4 chromosome 5, ASM1680809v1, whole genome shotgun sequence window:
- the LOC128196721 gene encoding uncharacterized protein LOC128196721 gives MAPFEALYGRRCRTPLCWFQDGEAILTGPEIVQQTTEKVKLIQERMRASQNRQKSYADRRRRPLEFAVGDHVVLRVTPTTGVGRAIRVRKLSPKYLGPYQILRRLGSVAYEIAMPPQLANLHPVFHVSQLRKYVSDSSHILEAENVQVREDLSVEVQPVRIEESQNKQLRGRTVKLVKVIWNGRIGDSTWELEDEMRETYPHLFQ, from the coding sequence ATGGCTCCGTTTGAAGCCCTGTATGGAAGACGCTGCAGAACACCTCTCTGTTGGTTTCAGGATGGAGAAGCAATTTTGACAGGACCAGAAATAGTTCAGCAGACTACAGAGAAGGTAAAACTTATACAAGAAAGGATGCGAGCATCACAGAATAGGCAGAAGTCCTATGCTGATCGGAGGCGCCGGCCGTTAGAATTTGCAGTTGGGGATCATGTAGTCCTCCGAGTGACTCCGACTACCGGTGTAGGGAGAGCAATTCGGGTTAGGAAGTTATCTCCTAAGTATCTTGGCCCCTATCAGATCCTACGACGTTTAGGGTCGGTAGCTTATGAGATAGCCATGCCACCCCAGTTAGCAAACTTGCATCCGGTATTCCATGTATCCCAGCTCAGAAAATATGTGTCTGATTCTTCTCATATACTTGAAGCGGAAAATGTGCAAGTCAGAGAGGATCTGTCGGTAGAAGTGCAACCTGTGAGGATTGAAGAGAGCCAAAATAAACAACTTAGAGGGAGAACTGTCAAACTCGTCAAGGTCATCTGGAATGGTAGAATAGGCGACTCCACATGGGAATTGGAGGATGAGATGAGAGAAACATACCCCCACTTATTTCAATAA